In Desulfosporosinus youngiae DSM 17734, the genomic stretch TATGATTCTGGCGACGTTGAAAATCGTATCTAAAGTTTCCACCTGATTAAAAAAAGCCGGCTTGAGCTGCACTATAAGCAAAAGTACATAGAACAACTCCTTAAGTGAGGATTTCCTTATTTTGAATAATCCTTTGGGATTACCAAACTTTATTTTTTCTTTGCTTCTATTCATAGCTCCAACCACTTCCAGATTACTCAAAATATTGTGTTCGTCTTTTCTTCGCACGAATCGCTTTGACTGCCGCTATCGTTTCAAATACCACCCACACCACAAAAGCGGACTGCGTTTTACCGGCATAATAAATCGCCTGATGGTAAGGTGTTAACATACGACTATCGACATCTCGTACACCCTTTACCCTGGATTCAAAACAAATGGCGCGGTTAACCAACAGCTCCCTGCCCACTAATTTCTGCCACGGCGCACCAAGCCCTATTAGGGTACTATTATCAGGTTTAGCGGGGTTATATGTACGGTACATTATCATTCTCACAATATCGTCGATGAAGCGGCGCTCTTCCGTTACAAATGGCGATTTGAAAGTTCTATGCCTATGTTCCGTACCTGCAAACATATACGTGCAATCCCCCAATACCACATCTGCGGATGTTTGTATAGCTTCCTTATATAAAGCTTCGCACGCTTCCTTCGGCACAATATCGTCAGAATCAAAGAAGATTACATAGTCTCCCCTCGCTTTCACAAGTCCTTTGTTCCTGGCGGCAGACACCCCGCTGTTCGGCTGATGTATAACAATAATCCGGCTGTCTCTTTCAGCATATTCATCGCAGATTATTCCGCACTTGTCAGGAGTTCCATCATCTACAAGTATAATCTCCATGTTTTTCAATGTCTGGTTGACAATGCTATCCAGACATTCCGGCAGATACTTTTCAACATTGTAAATAGGCACAATTACGCTAACCCAAGGAAATCCGGATACTTCAAAAACCCTTTGCATTACCAATCCTCCATCAAGGTTTTTCTCTCAATCAGATCTAATGCTGCAATTCTTTCGTCCTCGTAGTAGGAATCGTTCTTGACATGTGTCGTAGAGATTTCTTCGAAAATGCAGCCGTCATCCGCTCTGAATGAATGTGCGGTTCCACGCTCTACCGTGAATATCTCACCGGCTTTTAGCTGGATTTCCTTTCTGTCCGCTATGAGAGAAAGGTTTCCGTAAACACTTGGAAGGTTTCCTCCTTGACCTTATGGAAGTGCATAGGGTGCACCTGTCCGGGCAATATCACAATTATCTTCTTGCATATTCTCTGTTGGCTATATTAATGATGGTCGCACCGTAATGGCGAAAATGCTGCAATCCATAATGATGGGAAAGCTCCAACTCAAATTGGTTCCCAATCACAATTTTAGCTTCATACAGCAAGCCCTTCACATCATGAAGAATGGTTCTTGTATCCATCACGGTGGATATTGTAGGTTGCTCTTATAGCGCTTCCTTAGCCGCATAATCCTTTGATGCCGTCATACCAGCGCGGAACTCCCCGCTTGTGGTTTGCCCTTTGGCTGCCGGCATAGCAAAAAACACTTCCAGTCATGATGATAATCAAAAAAAGAAGCAGATATTCTAAAAAATCTATTAATCCAAAGCCGTA encodes the following:
- a CDS encoding glycosyltransferase family 2 protein produces the protein MQRVFEVSGFPWVSVIVPIYNVEKYLPECLDSIVNQTLKNMEIILVDDGTPDKCGIICDEYAERDSRIIVIHQPNSGVSAARNKGLVKARGDYVIFFDSDDIVPKEACEALYKEAIQTSADVVLGDCTYMFAGTEHRHRTFKSPFVTEERRFIDDIVRMIMYRTYNPAKPDNSTLIGLGAPWQKLVGRELLVNRAICFESRVKGVRDVDSRMLTPYHQAIYYAGKTQSAFVVWVVFETIAAVKAIRAKKRRTQYFE